GAATAGGGAAGAATGCGAGACCGCGGGCGTGACTGCGCCCGTAGAGGAGGCTAGGTCTTCGTTTAGAGCTCCCGATTCCGCCCAGCCACCACACTTTGTGAATCCCGAAGCAGAGGACGTGAATGACCAAGATGATAGCATGGAGAAAATTGTGAATACGGAGCTTCAAAAGCCTGCTAGTTGGGCGAAGCGTGACGACTCAGCCAGTACAACTCCCCAAACTGTTATCATTCCGAAACGCGAGTCGGAGCATGATCCTTCAGAAGAATCGTCAGAGTCGCCCGACTCAGTCTCCGTACTAACAAACCCGTACGTGCCGAGCACCCCCAGGAACGAAGGCAGTTCTCGCGATCAAGAATCTCGCAAGGGACGAGCCTTGAAGTGGTACTATAAGCTGGCTCAGCCGTCGTGCAAGACTATGCATCGAATCATCGATAAAACCACGGGAGTTGAAGCCACCAAAGAGGACGTTGATCTTTTAAACTGGAACCACGATAGAACTAAGGTTCTTGAGGAGCCGGATGACCCAAATAGCGAGGAGAACCGACGAAAACGAGCGTTGCGATGGTATCATAGCTTGGCGGAGCCAACTCTCGAGACCATGAGAAAATGTGTAAATGAAACAAAAGGAATGGATGTTTCAAAAGACGATCTTGACCTGCTAAATTGGAATAAAAACAAAACGAAAGTATTGCCCGACGGTGAGTCCGACGCCGAGGCCTTAAACGACGCCGAAATGCGACGTCGGGAGGCTATGAGTTGGTACAAAAGACTGGCCAGTCCTACCCGGGAGACAATGCGTCGTGTTCACGATCAAACCTCTGGAATGAACATCGAGAAAGACGATATCGATAGTTTGCGTTGGAATCACGACAAAACTAAGGTAATCGAAGACGACATCGGACTATCCAATCATTCACAAAGTTCAATGAGATCCACGTCCTCTCGTGCAGAAAACGATCGTAACCGCTTGGAAGAGGCGCGCCGCCGTATGGAAGAAGGGGTACGTAGGGAAGCGGAACGTCAGGAAAAGGAAGTGGATCGTCGCCGTCTTGAAGAACGCAAGATCCAGGATGATATTGACCGGCGTCGACGTGATGCGGACCACAAGGCGAAGTTAGAGAATGATCGTACTGAGCGTGCAATTCAGGATAACAGTAAAAATGAGACGGTGCGTAGAGCCAAAGAAGTTGATGAACTTCGTCGCCATGAAAAAGGAGGTCTGGAGACCCCGGAAGCCAGGGAGGCCAAGAGTGAGGAGGCGGAGGAGACAAAAACGGACGAGCTAGTGGAGGCCAAAGCGCCAGATTCTGAACGTCCTGTGAAAGATGAGGAGAATCGTCGTCTCCGTGATGTTTTGGGAATGAATCGCAACGAAAGCGCGCAATTGAAGCAAAACAACGCACCGGGTCTTCCCGCAGCAAATAATCGAGCTAATTTCAACACGAAGGAAAGTGGACGCAGTCAACGTGCACGGAAGGATGAAACCGAAGACCAAAAACAAGAGCGTATTCTCCACATTTACGCTTGGTGGGCGCGCTTGGGACAACCAACTCGATCCGATTTTAAAAGACGCATGAAGACTGTAACTCCTGCGGACATGGTGCCTGATGATGTGGATTCTTTACCGTGGAGTTTTGACGGGAGTACCGTCATGGTGAACAGAATCAACAAGCTTGTGAATGCAAATCAGGTTGTCTGAAAACAGTTGTGTAATTGAAATGCTACAACAACAAACCGAGCCTCTCTCCCCCAACGGCAGTCGTAAGGAGCAAAACAAACCTCAGTAAAAAGTCAAAAAATAATACTTAGCATTACCTCGGCAATGTGAGATGCGGTCGACATTTTCCATTCATCGTCCTGTTGATGGTGTAAGCCGTCGGGAATTCGTTGTCATCGTTGCTCCAAAGTACGCCGCAAAATCGATCAATTGTGTACTACCACTGCCAAACGGTCGCGTCACAAGAGATCGTGAGTTTGGAGGACTCGGTACGCTTGCGTTGGCCGGGGGCGCTCCGGAGACTCTCCCTAGCCACAGAAGCAGGATCCACTGCGATTCCGTCCACGTAAGGGATCGATACACACCACCGATCCGACTCATCAACACGACTAAACTTGGTgcttgccaaaagcaaagataGTCGGCGTGGAAAAAGTGAATTCCCAGCGATAGCGACTCGATCGGTAAAGCGGACCCGTCGGACGATTCCTGTGATAGACCTGCGCACTGCTGCCCGTTGAGGTTTTCCCAAAGCCATGTCGAGTGAATGTTGGCTGGCTGTTGTCGCCAGTCCTGCCAGGTCTGCTGTACCAAGTGTTGCGAAAGAGGCCAAGGCATGATTCCGTCCGATACGAGCAGGACTCGTTCGGAGAGGACTGCTACTCCTTGCATGGCATCCCAGAGACTGATGGACGATGACTCTTTTTTATCGGATACGAGGACGAGGGAAACCTTGTGTGCTGCGTTTTCGTGCCACGCCCATAGACGCTGGGCGTAGACTGAATCATCGTTGTACGTTTGTGTACGGGGAAACGTAAGCGATTGTTGAGGCTGGAAAATGGTAATGTCGGCTACACTCTCGTCCAAGAGCCATTGTAGAACGTTGACTACAATGGTACGGAAATGTGCAGTGGCGTTTTCCGCTACGACCATTATGGAATAGGTGGACGAGAGCGCAATCGGGCCTGACGATGGATCGAGAATGTAGCAGTCCGTTCGGCTTTGATTCGAAACAATAGTGTCATTTTGTTGTGGCTGGTGATGATTCTGCAGGTCGGTCAGACTACCAAAGGGTAGCAAGCTAGGTGTCGTTGCACCTTTTCCTCGCAAACGCTGAGGTAGCGTTTGGTTAGACAACGTGTAGCGTTGGGCGCATTCGACCTGGCCTGTCAGAACAGTGCGCAGATCTCGCTGGATGCGGGCTACGACTTGCGTTTCGTTGGAACTGTTTTCCGTGAGTTGATGTTGATAAGGTCGATTGTGGTAGCGCGGGGAAAACTGTTGCTGTGATTGTGGATTGTACTGCAGCCATGATAATGGGGAGGTAACGACGGGGTTAAACGCTTGCGAATCGGGTAGACAACCGTGCAACCAAACGATATTGAGAACGAGCGCCACCACCGTTCCGCGGACGAGCCACGCAGGGGACGGTAGCGAGCGTGTATTCGATGGACGGTTTCTCGGACGGATCTTGGTTCCGCCGAAGCCTCCGCGACGCACGCAGTCGGGTGTCGATGCGGTAGGCAGGGCAGAGAGTGCGGGGTTACCCGACGACAGGGGTGCCGACAACGTGCGCTGCTGCATGCCGATCAATCCAAGCGTTGGCAATGCTATTTCTAGAAACCAGATCGATCTAGGTCTCTCAATTTCATGCTCGAGTATAACACGGAAATTGAACCACCCTGTGGTTGTTTGATCCCAAAAATGTGCTTGATAGTGTGAGTTCCAGACTAGCTGGAATGTGAACAAGGCGATGTCGAGCCTCCCAACCCAAAACTGCTCCGGGCGATGGTCTTGAACGGGGATGGGTTTCTCGGCTTATTTCATTCTTGTTAATTTGTCGTTTCGGACACTGCGCCGTTTCCCTCCAGTGCTCACTACATACACGACTACTTGTACATGTAAAAACAGAAattactgttactgttaattgtaAGAACATATCTGTCCCAGTACACCATACCTACGGTACTCGGCTTGTCTCTGGCGGACGCAGTACAGACTCTACATTCATGAGAAAAGGAACGAGTGCTCGACAGAGACAGGCAGCGACGCtgccttacagttagtgttCCATTACATCCAAGTCGCAAACCCTCCCGGGATCCTTTTCCCGAGCGTCCACAATTACGTCTCGCGTTTGCGCTGGCCCAACCACCCGAAATGGTCAACTTTCATTCGACGAGAATACCTTATGGAGTAGcggcttttctttgcttACATCAGATTACCGGCGCCTTTCAGGTATCATACGGTAATCGACGTTGGACTAGGCAATCTACCGTCGTGCCGAATAGCCCGGAACGCAGAGTAACTCTTCGCGTTCCTTATTCGCGATCGACGGTCCAACGTCTGCCGACGCCACTGCTACAGACGTACAGTGACGACGTCCTTTATGATGAGGACGGGGACGAAGAACCTCCGTTTCAGGCAACAACGGACTTGGTCGTCAAGGAAACGAGCTTGGTGTTGAAGCGGGTTTCGTGGTTCTCGTGGTGGTCCCAAATCATTCTCACTACGGTGTCGGCCGTCATCTTGTCCTTCTCCCGAAGTGTGGTGGGACGGAATGCCACGGTGGGACCCGTCCCGTCCTTTCTCCTGTCCGGCGCTGGTGTCCTGATATCCGCATGTTCCATCATTTGGACCTGGGGCAACGGTGCCCGTTTGTCCCGTAGACTGCTACGACGCCCAACAACCCGGTCGCAAGCGGCCGATATGTTCCGACGCGCCGTCCGGGTTGGCGTCACACTCAATCTGATTGGACTCCTCGTTACTCTTTTGGCGGCGGAAGAAATAGTCGGCGCCTTGGCCATCAAGGTTCTCACCAATCGCAACTTTGGTCCACAAGCCGCGCTACTCGGGTCGGTTGAAGGACAACTACAACCTTTGGATATTCTTGTCGTACAAGCCAATACCAATACCTTGTTGAGTCACTTTTGCAGTCTCGTGAGCTTGTTGTATCTGAGTGACAAGATTCGCCAATTGGGTTTGCCGCCGTCGACCGCGGAGGTGCCCCGGCAGCGCAAACCGTGAGTAGCCTCGAACACTGGCAAATTCCTCTCTTGTTTTGAGTACGAGCTAGCTCTCCAGAACCAATACGACTACGCATGCATACTGTTAGAGTATAAGCTACCTCTAAGTATGCGCACTGTTTCCCTTCGACTACCGTAAGCCACTACTTGCAGTAGGGTTTTCAACACTTTGGGATTCTTGGGCATTTTTTATTTCATTTTTCCCGTGTGAAATTTCAAATTCGGTGTTTCCGTATTCCCCAGAGCAACGCACATACGGTGACACAGACCAGACCTGGAAAGAGATCGACCGAGCATTATCGCGTGCCGATCTTCAGTTTTTGAATTTGATTTAAGCATGGGTCTCTTACTTATTAAAGTTCTGTCTCCTGTTCACGTCACTATATACGAAAGCTGTATCGGAGAATTCTAGGGATAGGTCGTTCGCGTCGGCCTAGCAAAACGGCCACACAAAACGATCATTCTAACTTGCTGTGTACGATATCAAGTTCAGCGAGAGCCAGATAGCCCTGGTCATCTTGTGGTCCTTCTCCAACAAATTCTATCTGTTCGAACGCATCCTCTTGGACTACCATGAAGCCGAAAGTAAGGATTATAGATCCGGAGGAATTCCCCAGCGATACAGACGAGAACTTGGAGATCGTACCGCTGACTCCCCGAGACTCCGCGGAAACGACCGAGTCCTTTCATACGCACGCCACATCTTCGTACTTGCACTTCTTTCGATCTGATCAGCTACCTTCCGCTCGGTCGCATCGCTCCGAAACACCACTTTGTCCTACGTCTGAACAGCGGCATAGCGTGCTcctggacgaagaagaagacggaGAATACGAGGATTTGGACGACATAAGTCCCAGTCCCAGGAAATATGTCCCCACTCAGTACATGCTCAGTGAACCCCCTCGCCACAGAACCCCAGCTTCCTGTCGCTCGCTTTCTTCTGTATCTTCCGCATGCTCAGTAGAATCCTCCCGCCTTTCTATTTTATCTTCCGCCTCTCATCTTTTCGGAGAAAGTATTGTCAATTTTGACCAACGCGATATTGAGACAGGCAGCGTCGCTTCGAGCTACGTTTTGTCTCCAGGGCGCACGGTGATTTCACCCACATCCCGTGGTGCCGACAGAAATATAATTTGGTGGAGAGAAATGTCCGACAACCTGATTACGATCGCTCGTGGCCTTCGTGAGGATCTTCCCCACCTCATCGAAAGCGTCTGGCCCCGACATCATCAAACACGCCTTCCGCTCTCACCGCGTTCTCGAAATCTGGCCGACATTAACTTTTTAACTTCCCAACATAAATCCAAGGTGCAGGCGTTGGTCTTTCCGGAGGAAGAATATTTTGACTTTTGCCTGGTTTTAAAGCCACAGGAAACGTACGCCTTCTGGGCATCACTGTTGGACTTTCGGGTCGAGATCTTGGGTCAGGAAAGGGTCGATCAAATGAACGAAGCATTGGAATCTTCTTCGACTAATAATACTCGGTCCAACACTCCTTCTAGTGATCGTCCATCAACGCCTCGATCTTATTCTGACGATGGATCTGAAGCCAGGGATGTTGTCGACTCGGTGATTGCCACACCGCCGACTACGGGAATGCATCGTCGACGAGCCAATGTGACGGGTAAGTCACAAACTACCCCCGGACAAAGTACCAGTGGTTCTCCTATGCCTACACCTTACGAATCGGCTACCATGACACGATCCAAGATGTCTATGGTCTCCCCTGGTCTCTATAGTGTCGCTGATTCCAGTCGTGTCAGTCAAGGCATGACAAGGCTTTCCATGTTTGAACGTGCCATTCACAACGGTTCGTCTACCGCTTTTACCCCTGAGTCATGTCTGCGGCGCTCCAGCACAGTCGCCCTGGATAATGCGTTGGTGGAGAGCGCTACGCCCAATACCGTACATCGCCGTCGCTGGGGAAATCATACAGCGTCGCAGACACCGAACATGATGTCGCCTCCAATCCGTAGCTTGACGCGAGGAAGTAGCACAGTACGCCGATCGACCACAATACGTTCAACTGCCTTTCCGTCCAGTGGCAACGGTACAGAAATCACACTTGGGGTTGCTGAGAAAACGAGTCCACGTACTGTCAACGAGATTCGCATAGAAGACATTCCCAACCAAGTGATTCCTCGAGGCATTGCGGCTCATACCAATGGGATGCTTCACTTTCTTAGTGCTCTCAAACGAGGCATCGTAGTCCGCCGTCACCGACCCGGGAAGGAAGCCGTCTTCAGCAAGATTGTATCTAGCGATGGAGGAGATACCATTCAGTACATATTTGTCGAGAAGGAAGACGGCATGAACGCTTTCAAGGAACAACGGGTCCGTTACAACAACGTCTCAGCAGACGAAGTGGAAAATACTCAGCCCTGGAGCTATGAGCAGCACAGTTTAGAGTCGGACACTACCAGACCAAATCACGATTTTTCAGTGCCTGATTACGTTGCCGCTAAACAATACCGTGAAAAGATGAGGCGCGAAGAAGGTCTGAGGAAGAACGTCAAAACTCTGGCAACCAAAGTTGTGCGAAGCGGGGCGGCCAAGGCTGCGGATATAATTGCGGTTCATCCTGGCCAGCACGAAGATCCTCGGTCGTCTGAGAGGAACCTTGGTAGCACAAGTTTACGTCGGTCGAACTGCTCGTTCTCTGCTCCACACACGTTTTCACTGGTCCTTCGAACTTCCCAGTCTTTCGGACGTAATCGCGAAATGTCGCTTGACGAATGGGAGCAGAAATGGTATAGTGGTGAAGGAAATGAGTCGTTGTTCCGGTATGTTGATATTGAGGCCGCAACCAAAGGTGAATATTGGTTACTCTTTCGTGGCTTCTTGCTTCTTCATCGTGATGCCGCCGTTGGGCGCTTCGCCGAGCAACGTGCAGCAGGTATAGGTTCCCACTACAGTCGACTCGAGGTCGAACAACGTGAACAGGCTGATTTGGAAGCGCATAATCGATTGCATCGAGACGAATTCCACGAGCCGGTGACGGTAGGGTGTCTCGAGAAGCTGATTGTGAAGTGGCGACAGCTAGATACGACATATATGGAGGGGTTTACTATGGCAGGAGCCTTGCCACCGCCTTCCGACTATTTTCTGGGATTCAAATCGGCCGGTACCTCGATCTGGAGTCGACTTCGGCAGGCTGGTTTGGAGACTCAACGGGTGTATTCGCTCGACCCGCGACGAGTCCTGATCAAAGTGCGATGTCCTTCAGATCGTCTCATGGACGTGGCCGAGGTCCTCAAATTGAAACTTCGATCCAGTGAGGGAGGGTTTGCGCCGTTTAGGGAAGATATGATGGACATGTTTAAATCAACTGATGACTTGACGGAAACGCCACACATAGACAACGTCCATTCATTTCATTTCCGGTCCTCGATTCGGCAATCAATAATTGACTTTATTATTTCTTCGCGCATTCGAGATTCGGGTGCTGAGTTGGGCCAGACAACAGATGTTGGTAAGATGATCCAATCACGGGTACCATTGCACATGCGAGCCAAAGTCAATAGTATATATCAAACGTGGACGCACTTTTGGAAGGAAGAAAATTGGACTGGGCGCGATGGATGCAGTCTATCTCATGAAAGCTTTTCAGACACTTCGAAAGGTGTAGAGCACGATcgcttttcctttgtctctAAATCGACCTGTGATACGGAAAGTGGCGACTCTAGCGAGGCAGCGGTTCCGCATCTTTTCGTCCGTATCTTCAAAGGCTGTTTCTACCAGCCGCTCGATTCGATTGAGCAGTATTTTGGCGAAAAGGTTGCATTTTATTTCGCTTGGCTACAGCATACAGCCGGTCATCTTGTCTGGCTGTCGATATTCGGGTTCATCATGTTCCTTCTGCAAGTCGGAAGTGGTAGCTGGGATCACCCATTGCGACCGTTCTACTCTGTTATGGTCATGATATGGACTTTCACAGTGTTGATcaattggaagaagcgaGCCAACTACCTGGCATACCGATGGGGTACTCTAGATTACAAGGAACAAGAGACAACGCGCCCGGAATTCAAAGGTGACTATATGAGAGACGAAGTGACAGGCGAGTGGGTAGTCACGTATCCGAAATGGAAACGCTGGGTCAAATACTctatttcttttcctttgactCTTCTCTTTACTGCCGGCTCGTTAGTCTTGATCCTTTGGGTGCATGCCAATCGCGATCTCACGTTGGCCCGCTATCTTGATCAAAAGGCGAATCCTGGCTCCGAGAAATTCCAGTTCAATTTCGCAATTAGTGCTATTGGAAAGGAGGCCGCGATTACTGATGTTCAGCTAAGCAGAGAGCATATTTTGGATCCTACCTTCTGGTTTATAACGATTGGAATGCCAGCATTGCTTGGATTGTGTCAGCCTCTGCTTAATCTTCTTCTGATGAAACTATCGCTGATGTTGAATGACTTTGAAAACTATCGCACAGAATCCGAGTACAGAACTTATCTGATTATCAAGGTCATCTCGTTTCGCTTTGTCTGCTACTTTGCCCATTTGTACTACTATGCATTTGTTTCAGTTGGCTCAACTCAAGCGATTGAAAATGGAATTCTTCGTGTGGGAACGGGAGTCTTTGTCTACACTACAGTTGCTCATTGGTGGCAAATCTTTCTACAAATATATTTCCCGATATTAATTCGCAAGCTTCGCATGTACTACCGCGATAAGCGCCTTTGCGAAGAACTCCGTGATCTTGAACTCGACGAAGAGGAGGTTAGGGAAATGGCTTCTCGTGGACTACGTGTCAACTTGAAAGAACGACAGGTTCGCCTGGTAAATAAACGGTTATTGGTAGAACAGGCGCAAGACGACATTTGGTTGGAGGTCATGCTGCCCGAGCACAACAGTTTTCCCGAGTACATCCAAGCTGTTGTCCTTTTTACGTACGTCTCTTGTTTCAGTGCCGTGCTACCTATCACACCTTTGATTGTACTCTTTAACTACCTGGTGAGTATGCGGCTTGATGCTTTCAAAGTATGCAAAGGACGACGTAGGCCGTTGGCAGAGAAGACTGGGGGAATAGGCATTTGGGAACACGTGCTTCATATTGTTGCGGTTATTTCTGTCTTAACAAACTGCTGGATGATGGGCTTTACAAACGCGTTGTTCGTCAAAATTGGGGAGAGTATTGGAGAAGTGGGACTGTTTGCGATCATTGTCGTTTGGGAACACGTCATGCTTCTTATCAAATACGTCATGGAAACCTCGATATCTCCTCTTCCCAAAATAGTCAAGGACGCGATCAAGCGCGAACAGTTCGAGCTGGACCAACAGCGTAACACGTCCATGCGCCTACGACAAGGTCGCCGCTCTCAACACGATCGAGAAAGTGTCGGAGAAGATCGTACACAAGGTGTTTGGCGCAATGTCCCTTCTATAGGACGGGCTTCTGCTTTACATCCCATTCACTCTGAAGATCAGGAAAGTGTGCGCTCGGTTTCAAGAGCATTAAGTCGGGCCCCTACACTTGATTTGGGTGAATCCTCGATTGAACAGTCAATGATCGATTCCGTGCGTACACCAAAAGTAGGGAAAAGCGACGTTGAGCAAGGTTTGGAGAAGACTTTGTTCAGCGCCTAGAAATCGTATATTCGACTAATAGAGCTACTACATTGTGTATTTTCGAAAACTCATCCGTCTGCATCAAAATTTTCGCATCGCACAACCAACTGTACATTTAGAAATTGGTGTCGAAGCTACATTTCGCAAACGAGCCTCGAAGCGTAGCGCATTCTGCATAGAAAGGTATTCATGTTTCATTTGACCCATATGGATCCCTGAGACTTTTGGATAGTTGCTATAGGGAGTGGCAAAACGATGGAGAGGAGATCGTCAAGAGACCTGAAGACTATCACCGCGAATCCTCTGAATACTAGCTGGAAGGTTATCCCACTGTGATTCGAATTGAAAATTTTTCTGGACGTATTCGTAGAGCCTAAGATCCAAGCTGTTGATATTTCGAAGGTACTGTAATGTTTCACTGGTTAGAGACGTTCTCGAGAGTTTAGACGGGGAAGCGGCGTTGATTTTGGGCAAAAGGGTTCCGAGAGTTGCGTTTCCCGTTAGCATATGCGTCAGCAAGGGCAGCGTCTCTTCGCTCAGCAGATCTGTTGTTCCAATCCAGTCGAAGACTGACAAGAGAGGGAAGGTACGGAAGCATTCTTCAGTGTTCACTACGCGGCGACGATCCACTTGGCCGTTCCAGGTTCGATTCGAGGTGGCCGATTCGTTCTTTAAATGCCACAAGTTGCGCATATCGTAAGCTAAAAGGAGGCACTGATAGTTTGTTGGTGAGAGTTTGCGCAAATGTTTTTCCGTGGCGCTGATCCAGACGTGGGACCGCTCTTCTTGCGGAGTGCATCGTTTGAAAACGGAGCACGGTTGCGTGTAGAAGAAGTGAAAAAATGAGAGCGCAAAGTCGATGGGATCGCGGATCAGTGTAAAGACGAAGGTCGACACTCCTTTTTCGTCAGCTGCTTGCCTCAGTTCGTTCATCATCGGGAAGAAATTATCCAGTTTCGGACAGTAATTGTGAAATTCAAGGAATAAAGTGCTGCGATTCTCGGCTGGCAGCGACAAGTGCGCTTGGATGAGTGGCCAATATTGGTTCCACGATGTAAAGTCATTGATACGGAGCCATTGGACTTTGGGAAGATCCTTTAAACCGTTCAAAGTGGTGCCTCCCGTCTTGGGATAGTGCAAGAATACCATCACACCCCCGGCTTGGAAACTTGGTAGAAGACGACCAGCGTTGTTCGTGCTGCCGTTGCGCATGGATAGTACATCTCGTTCCTTCTTCACCCGAGTGGCAGGTACCTCTGATTTAACTGATACAGATGGAAGAATGCCTGTTCGCAGGGGGTCCGCTCTGTACGGGTGTGTTGGAAGAATGAGGTCATCTTTTAGGTGGAGCGACGAAATGTTGGGCGCTCGAACTGTATCTAGCTTCGATATTTGATGCtgctgcaaaagaaaagtgGCGACTGCCGCAAGCGTCAAACAAAACGCTTTGGTGAATGAAAATTGTCTTCTGTCATGGTGCTTTCGGAGCATCTTGGAAGCTTTCGCGCTTCTGTACTGGCTGTATGCGACGAGTGAACATTAAGCGGAATGCTCCATTGTCGGGGACTCCCATTTGGATGGGGAAGCGCCTGCCTATCTACGAGAGGGATTCGTATTATGCCTACGACACAGTTTGAATTCTCAACTATAGAGAGAAGAAGCCAGTTGTACAGCATGAATTGCTGCGAAATCCCGTACTATTAACACACAACACATTTTATATGGAGAACCTCTCTATATAGAGTACATGCCAATTTCTAAGGTTACTGGAGCTCGCATTCTTGCAGTTTTGCTTCTAGCCTCGGGATCTGGCTTTAGACTTGTGCCATTGTTATAGCTAAGTGTGCTTTGGAATTCCTCTGGAGACTCTAGAGAGCACTCCTAGAAAGGATCATGGGCAGCTCCTGTAGGCGTATTGGTGCGTTGTGAAACTGGTCCTCGGTCTCGCAACGTCGGTGAAACAAGAATCGACTACAAAGATATGTTGGAAGTGAAAATGCCCAAGTACACAAGAAATTGGCAAAGGCGAGCTAGTCGTGCAGTTGTGAGCGACATCGACTACTATAAACGTTTTGTGAACCAGATATTTTCGTGTAAAACCCAACACTCACAATCACTGTCATGGCGGAAAGACGAGAAGGAAAACATTTCTACCGGATATCCACTTGTCGTGTCTCCCGGACATATATACGATATGTCCTACATAGGAATATATCCGAGAGTTATCTTAGTTCGCTAGCTAATTCTGAACATGCCGTGGCTGCTGTGAACAAAATCTTTTGTTGTCATTCTACCATGGTATAGTCTCCAGCTAGTCATTTCCTGGTGCGACATGTATCGGTTTGTTAACGGAGACACGGTACAGACAAAAATATCGTTTACGAATTAAATAAAACCGAATCTAATTCTGAAGAGTAGATATACTTATCAAGACAGCCTGAGTGATTTCCAGAAAGCGGACCATGGCGAAACCCCACCGACTGGTTCCTTCTTTCGCACGAAATTCGGACGCCTGAGAATTCCGTCAATAAACCGGTATCTTTCAGGCAACACCCATACGGTGGGCCATCCTCATTTAGAAGAGCGGCACATGTTTACTTTGTGGCATCGCTCTCACCAACGATCATCGTCTCCAATTTTGCCCATGACTGATCCTCAAGTACTCGCCGCATCCTCGGCATTGTCGTCTCCCAAGGACTCTACGACCGACGCTATAGGCACTCATTCTAGAGGCCTCGTGCAGCCACGTCCGGCGTCAGATGGAAGCTCGAGCAACAACGGTATCAACGGAACTTCCGCATCAGGCGATGCCGCGGTATTCCGAGATTCCCCTGTCGCTCGCGTCTCTTCCTCCGGCTCGAATGGGAAAAAGCAAGCCGCTAAAGTCTTTAAACCACTAAGGACCGTCACAAGAAGACTCGCGGGACGCTTCTTAAAAACAGACTACGGTTCAACGGCACATTCGTTGGTGGAGAACGCCGAACGTAGTCGGTCCTCTCGAGGGCCATCCGTCC
The sequence above is drawn from the Phaeodactylum tricornutum CCAP 1055/1 chromosome 21, whole genome shotgun sequence genome and encodes:
- a CDS encoding predicted protein; protein product: MNQTANGLRSSFSPHDRKFSGKVDHINVSNQNSPLSRAQMWYVRQARPTRASMIRQVKATAGIDITVEDVGLLPWNEDGTKIRWEEMRQLLQDEKAGAKRAPRASEPEKSELETESKSDSAKDSEADDDDDDDDDDDDSDADTEELNAEALLRQYEPRTLNREECETAGVTAPVEEARSSFRAPDSAQPPHFVNPEAEDVNDQDDSMEKIVNTELQKPASWAKRDDSASTTPQTVIIPKRESEHDPSEESSESPDSVSVLTNPYVPSTPRNEGSSRDQESRKGRALKWYYKLAQPSCKTMHRIIDKTTGVEATKEDVDLLNWNHDRTKVLEEPDDPNSEENRRKRALRWYHSLAEPTLETMRKCVNETKGMDVSKDDLDLLNWNKNKTKVLPDGESDAEALNDAEMRRREAMSWYKRLASPTRETMRRVHDQTSGMNIEKDDIDSLRWNHDKTKVIEDDIGLSNHSQSSMRSTSSRAENDRNRLEEARRRMEEGVRREAERQEKEVDRRRLEERKIQDDIDRRRRDADHKAKLENDRTERAIQDNSKNETVRRAKEVDELRRHEKGGLETPEAREAKSEEAEETKTDELVEAKAPDSERPVKDEENRRLRDVLGMNRNESAQLKQNNAPGLPAANNRANFNTKESGRSQRARKDETEDQKQERILHIYAWWARLGQPTRSDFKRRMKTVTPADMVPDDVDSLPWSFDGSTVMVNRINKLVNANQVV
- a CDS encoding predicted protein, which translates into the protein MQQRTLSAPLSSGNPALSALPTASTPDCVRRGGFGGTKIRPRNRPSNTRSLPSPAWLVRGTVVALVLNIVWLHGCLPDSQAFNPVVTSPLSWLQYNPQSQQQFSPRYHNRPYQHQLTENSSNETQVVARIQRDLRTVLTGQVECAQRYTLSNQTLPQRLRGKGATTPSLLPFGSLTDLQNHHQPQQNDTIVSNQSRTDCYILDPSSGPIALSSTYSIMVVAENATAHFRTIVVNVLQWLLDESVADITIFQPQQSLTFPRTQTYNDDSVYAQRLWAWHENAAHKVSLVLVSDKKESSSISLWDAMQGVAVLSERVLLVSDGIMPWPLSQHLVQQTWQDWRQQPANIHSTWLWENLNGQQCAGLSQESSDGSALPIESLSLGIHFFHADYLCFWQAPSLVVLMSRIGVDPASVARESLRSAPGQRKRTESSKLTISCDATVWQW
- a CDS encoding predicted protein — its product is MCLIVRCRASQPKTAPGDGLERGWVSRLISFLLICRFGHCAVSLQCSLHTRLLVHVKTEITVTVNFSVPLHPSRKPSRDPFPERPQLRLAFALAQPPEMVNFHSTRIPYGVAAFLCLHQITGAFQVSYGNRRWTRQSTVVPNSPERRVTLRVPYSRSTVQRLPTPLLQTYSDDVLYDEDGDEEPPFQATTDLVVKETSLVLKRVSWFSWWSQIILTTVSAVILSFSRSVVGRNATVGPVPSFLLSGAGVLISACSIIWTWGNGARLSRRLLRRPTTRSQAADMFRRAVRVGVTLNLIGLLVTLLAAEEIVGALAIKVLTNRNFGPQAALLGSVEGQLQPLDILVVQANTNTLLSHFCSLVSLLYLSDKIRQLGLPPSTAEVPRQRKP